Proteins found in one Bacteroidales bacterium WCE2008 genomic segment:
- a CDS encoding DNA-binding transcriptional response regulator, NtrC family, contains REC, AAA-type ATPase, and a Fis-type DNA-binding domains, whose protein sequence is MKKTGKILVVDDNAGIRSALKILLPMHFAEVELIPSPNVLNARLVDFRPDVVLLDMNFHTEANTGNEGLFWLSEIKKMAPKVQVVLFTAYADVALAVEGMKRGAFDFVVKPWENEKLIEILKSAVDAGGKDAKAAKSAAPSEMIWGSSPAMKAIHATVDRIALTDASMLITGENGTGKDVLANEIHRLSPRRDGPMVSVDAGAIPETLFESELFGHVKGAFTDAHADKVGKFEAANGGTLFLDEIGNIPLSLQAKLLRVLQNRTVTRVGDTKAIPVDIRLICATNMNLEKMVAAGEFREDLFYRINTVEIKLPSLRERTDEIGPLAEMFIGRFAQKYHRSVSGISDEALALLKSCSWPGNIRELQNCLERAVIMSEKESIEAADLNINPSEIGGAKPAVAVASEADSALETLEAAEEKAIRAAMVRYNGNLSMVAKALDVSRPTLYSKLKKYGI, encoded by the coding sequence ATGAAGAAAACTGGCAAAATACTCGTTGTCGATGACAACGCCGGAATCCGCAGCGCTCTGAAGATACTCCTTCCGATGCATTTTGCGGAAGTGGAACTTATCCCGTCCCCTAATGTTCTCAACGCCCGTCTGGTCGACTTCAGGCCCGACGTAGTGCTCCTCGACATGAACTTCCATACCGAGGCAAACACCGGTAACGAAGGCCTGTTCTGGCTCTCCGAGATCAAGAAGATGGCCCCGAAAGTCCAGGTGGTGCTTTTTACCGCCTATGCAGACGTGGCCCTTGCCGTGGAAGGCATGAAACGCGGAGCCTTCGACTTCGTCGTGAAACCGTGGGAGAACGAAAAGCTGATCGAGATTCTGAAATCAGCCGTAGATGCCGGCGGGAAGGACGCCAAAGCCGCAAAGAGCGCCGCTCCGTCAGAGATGATATGGGGCAGCAGCCCGGCGATGAAAGCAATCCATGCGACCGTCGACAGGATAGCTCTGACCGACGCCAGCATGCTCATAACCGGCGAGAACGGAACCGGAAAGGACGTTCTGGCCAACGAAATCCACCGTCTGTCGCCGCGAAGGGACGGCCCTATGGTCAGCGTCGATGCCGGCGCGATTCCTGAGACCCTCTTCGAGAGCGAGCTCTTCGGTCATGTAAAAGGCGCATTCACTGACGCCCATGCCGACAAAGTCGGCAAGTTCGAAGCCGCGAACGGAGGCACCCTGTTCCTGGATGAGATCGGGAACATCCCTCTCAGCCTGCAGGCAAAGCTGCTGCGGGTACTGCAGAACCGTACCGTGACCCGGGTCGGCGATACGAAGGCGATTCCGGTCGATATAAGACTCATATGCGCGACCAACATGAACCTGGAGAAGATGGTCGCCGCGGGAGAGTTCCGCGAAGACCTGTTCTACAGGATCAATACCGTCGAAATCAAGCTCCCGTCGCTGCGGGAAAGGACCGATGAGATCGGACCGCTGGCGGAGATGTTCATAGGACGCTTCGCGCAGAAGTACCACCGCAGCGTCAGCGGGATCTCGGATGAAGCCCTCGCTTTGCTGAAGTCATGTTCCTGGCCGGGCAATATCCGCGAACTGCAGAACTGCCTCGAGAGAGCCGTGATCATGTCCGAGAAAGAGTCGATAGAGGCCGCGGACCTGAATATCAATCCGTCGGAGATCGGAGGCGCCAAGCCAGCCGTGGCGGTCGCATCTGAAGCCGATTCTGCTCTCGAGACGCTGGAGGCGGCGGAAGAGAAGGCAATCAGAGCCGCCATGGTCCGTTACAACGGCAATCTTTCGATGGTCGCGAAGGCGCTGGACGTCAGCAGGCCTACGCTCTACAGTAAACTCAAGAAATACGGGATATAA
- a CDS encoding Peptidase C39 family protein, whose protein sequence is MELLCRALSLLEVNYTRSYLKEVYDSCPDRTNLKGYSSILSFYGINTQVYQIESSEYLFPDDIPCIIFYKSDFALLEAIDSEKAIICTGGKKLTVDRETFNNSWDGLLMTLKKQRNSEEPFYDEHLKNKKIRVLCSIALIISLLFIIITSSFNNPLVSFLDYALSFSGLFISRKILIKHYGDEVKEDSICSRYKFFDCNIRYKIFKHIDVSALNFSFFLSAIVVMMLKGPSPVFTLFVCATIPFVIWSIIYQTAIKKKYCPYCLLTSVILVAMIFFNCYIQVADHVFNIEIKDILLIIGAFLLSFSLTELVILPGIKKKGLEGDRVHNLSKMKRNYLNEVRDAVWDVETSDFPRYCINVGSSSLKNSLLVVLNPFCRPCASSFIKAYNMICNNSELRISFCFNCWDDSRFATAAKLIAALDQSKSPLEVIYDWYTKGKIEDLTESGQEETSKDKLTSNMEWLNSHDVHAAPALFLNGRRLAGGISIVDVLNNI, encoded by the coding sequence ATGGAATTACTTTGTCGGGCGTTGTCTTTATTGGAAGTGAATTATACAAGATCCTATCTAAAGGAAGTGTATGACTCATGCCCAGATAGAACAAACCTTAAAGGGTATTCATCCATTCTATCTTTCTACGGAATAAATACTCAGGTTTATCAGATAGAGAGCTCTGAGTATTTATTCCCTGATGATATCCCCTGTATAATATTTTATAAGAGCGATTTTGCTCTGTTGGAAGCAATAGATTCTGAAAAGGCAATTATTTGTACAGGTGGAAAAAAACTAACAGTTGATAGGGAGACATTTAATAACAGTTGGGATGGACTGTTGATGACCCTAAAAAAACAGAGAAATAGCGAAGAGCCTTTTTATGATGAGCATTTAAAGAATAAAAAGATTCGTGTGTTATGCTCAATTGCACTTATAATAAGTCTTCTCTTTATAATAATTACATCTTCTTTTAATAACCCGCTGGTTTCTTTTCTTGATTATGCCTTATCTTTTTCTGGCCTTTTTATTTCAAGAAAAATACTTATCAAGCACTATGGTGATGAAGTAAAAGAAGATTCTATTTGTTCTCGGTATAAATTTTTTGATTGCAACATTAGATACAAAATATTTAAACATATTGATGTATCTGCCCTTAATTTTTCTTTTTTCTTATCGGCAATAGTCGTGATGATGCTAAAAGGACCATCGCCTGTTTTTACCCTATTTGTGTGTGCTACAATCCCTTTTGTTATTTGGAGCATTATCTACCAGACCGCGATTAAGAAAAAGTATTGCCCCTACTGTTTATTGACAAGTGTTATACTTGTGGCTATGATATTCTTTAATTGCTATATTCAAGTGGCTGATCACGTTTTTAATATAGAAATCAAGGATATTTTGTTAATAATTGGGGCCTTTCTGCTGTCATTTAGTCTGACGGAATTAGTTATTCTTCCCGGAATAAAGAAAAAGGGACTTGAAGGTGACAGGGTACACAACCTGAGCAAGATGAAGAGAAATTATCTTAATGAGGTCCGTGACGCCGTGTGGGATGTGGAAACCTCAGATTTCCCAAGATACTGCATAAACGTTGGCAGTAGCTCATTAAAAAATTCTCTGCTTGTTGTTTTGAATCCTTTTTGCCGCCCATGCGCTTCTTCTTTTATCAAGGCATATAATATGATATGCAATAATAGTGAGTTGAGGATATCTTTTTGTTTTAATTGTTGGGATGATTCGCGATTCGCAACAGCTGCTAAACTGATTGCTGCTCTTGATCAGTCAAAGTCCCCCTTGGAGGTGATATATGACTGGTATACCAAGGGGAAAATCGAAGATTTAACAGAATCCGGACAGGAAGAGACCTCTAAAGATAAACTTACATCTAATATGGAATGGCTTAACAGTCACGATGTTCACGCCGCTCCGGCACTTTTTTTGAACGGACGAAGACTTGCCGGAGGTATTAGTATTGTGGATGTCTTAAATAACATTTAA
- a CDS encoding GLPGLI family protein — translation MKTRNCFISICISFFAGIIVYGQDNADVLGSAKLECIYDYTVTEGEVSDHYMTILQIGAGCSLFKDYSSYQKDSVEMLSGIPEDVVEKYRLQEIRNEFFYDEVIYQNFPKGKLSLFGTIPPDYFTYTEDINTIKWNLTDEIKNVCGYECKKAVCEYGGRIWNVWYSVEIPSSFGPWKFCGLPGLVLSASDVDEKHSFRAIIIRSAGLQTITGPTVKAVRTTREKYIRLKMKFEDDPMGSMPPEAISNMTIRKMDGGKSAIYINGMQFRPRTHKWESIELE, via the coding sequence ATGAAAACCCGTAATTGTTTCATTTCTATTTGTATTTCCTTCTTTGCTGGTATCATTGTTTACGGACAGGACAACGCAGATGTCCTTGGGAGTGCCAAATTGGAATGTATTTACGACTATACTGTAACGGAAGGCGAAGTCTCTGATCACTACATGACAATCCTTCAAATAGGGGCTGGTTGTTCTCTTTTCAAAGATTATTCGTCGTATCAGAAGGACTCAGTGGAAATGTTATCCGGTATCCCGGAAGACGTGGTGGAAAAATATCGTCTTCAGGAGATAAGAAATGAGTTCTTTTACGATGAGGTTATATACCAGAATTTCCCTAAAGGGAAGCTTTCCCTCTTCGGTACGATTCCGCCTGACTATTTCACATATACTGAAGACATAAATACCATTAAATGGAATCTGACCGATGAGATTAAGAATGTATGTGGATATGAATGTAAAAAAGCGGTATGTGAATACGGTGGACGTATATGGAATGTGTGGTATTCTGTAGAAATCCCTTCCTCTTTCGGGCCTTGGAAATTTTGCGGTCTTCCGGGACTGGTACTTTCCGCCTCAGATGTCGACGAGAAACATAGTTTCAGAGCCATTATAATCAGAAGTGCTGGCCTCCAGACAATAACGGGACCGACAGTCAAGGCTGTACGTACTACAAGAGAAAAATATATACGCTTAAAAATGAAATTCGAGGATGATCCTATGGGAAGTATGCCACCTGAAGCTATTAGTAATATGACAATTCGCAAGATGGATGGAGGTAAAAGTGCAATTTATATCAACGGAATGCAGTTTAGGCCTCGGACCCATAAATGGGAGTCGATAGAACTTGAATAA
- a CDS encoding CarboxypepD_reg-like domain-containing protein encodes MRQLFLIIFLCCCITTYSQNRICGSVLDESGNPVEGAIVKISQGNSLVHYSVVDEKGSFSFSLKDDIQELLISVECLGYTTQTESVEQNKSVYDFILREKSIQLKAGVVRAPSITQRGDTLSYAISSFASSADYSLKDAMKKMPGIEVESSGRIKYLGKDISKFYIDGLDMFGGKYNIATDNIPSSLVASVNVMNNHQSVLMDKDQFSDDVAIDIRLKEKTKPRPVWAYEAFAGYGNSMLYHVTGSSMLFNSEMQSMVNLKSGKISHFASAENSSLTDRGMAEAYAINLIRDINVSTPPIDIDRFSSPSDHLASVNIIKRISNTSTLKANIGDSYASSRSSYSTSRSYYNDDGSILIERDYSYTSKRHNPYLDIEYNENKADKYITNKFYGEFVAISADFPTSERGIISGQNSRGQDIAFKNEFLAQWKRGRLRWKFGQNTSFRRVPGIELTIVDQDVTQRANSTVLAIDNTVSVSYEKGQHRFYIPVFVNGKYETIKTLRDRLDNNERGYRISSSFYPQYEFSHNSRNFFLRVGIPIKTETLHYGNRSVSYLSVNPDFYISYNVNIKSTLRADVFFNRNIGNILDLLEGPVLLDNTTTRVSPGILSDNKILMANLHYNYRFPVEKIFFNADLIFRNNWRNLMTDQNVTNNMLTVNSILSPYQVKDIATSFTMTKVVDAIDTKFSLGVSYVTGRNKVSQNGRSFSVATESFVISPTVVAKPTKYIELDYSGNLSKAYSRNGGYARDLRADRHKINLLILPAEKLFFNIGCDIFSEQLTEDTNKVISLFDAGFSYDYGAIRFGLDVRNILNMKSYKYVIFDSVNTFSYDYALRGREIVLSIKYLR; translated from the coding sequence ATGCGTCAGTTATTTCTAATCATATTTCTTTGTTGTTGTATAACCACATATTCCCAGAATCGAATTTGTGGAAGTGTGCTTGATGAGTCTGGAAATCCGGTTGAGGGGGCAATTGTTAAGATAAGTCAGGGTAATTCTCTCGTCCACTATTCTGTAGTGGATGAAAAAGGGAGTTTCAGTTTCTCTTTGAAAGACGATATACAAGAGCTTTTGATTTCCGTAGAATGCCTTGGATATACAACACAGACAGAATCTGTAGAACAGAATAAAAGCGTATATGACTTTATTCTGAGGGAAAAAAGTATCCAACTTAAGGCCGGAGTCGTTAGGGCCCCTTCTATAACACAGAGAGGGGATACGCTTTCATATGCCATTTCTTCTTTTGCATCATCGGCAGATTATTCGTTGAAGGACGCAATGAAAAAGATGCCTGGAATCGAAGTCGAATCTTCGGGCCGTATAAAGTATTTAGGGAAAGATATATCTAAGTTTTATATAGATGGCCTAGATATGTTCGGCGGGAAGTACAATATAGCTACTGATAATATACCGTCTTCTTTGGTGGCCTCTGTTAATGTTATGAACAATCATCAGAGCGTCTTGATGGACAAGGATCAGTTCTCTGACGATGTTGCTATCGATATCAGGCTGAAAGAAAAAACAAAGCCCCGTCCGGTTTGGGCTTATGAAGCTTTTGCTGGTTATGGGAATAGTATGTTATATCATGTTACCGGATCCTCGATGCTTTTCAATTCTGAGATGCAGTCAATGGTTAACTTGAAATCCGGAAAAATCAGTCATTTTGCTTCAGCTGAAAACAGCAGCCTTACAGATCGTGGTATGGCGGAAGCATATGCTATCAACCTGATTAGAGATATCAATGTGTCCACGCCGCCGATTGATATCGACAGGTTTTCTTCTCCTTCAGACCACCTTGCTTCTGTCAATATTATCAAAAGGATTTCAAATACATCAACCCTAAAAGCTAATATTGGAGACAGCTATGCTAGCTCACGGAGCAGTTATTCGACCAGTCGTAGCTACTATAATGACGATGGGAGTATTCTGATAGAGAGAGATTATTCGTATACCTCGAAGAGACATAATCCGTATCTCGATATAGAATACAATGAGAATAAGGCGGATAAATATATCACTAACAAATTTTATGGCGAGTTTGTGGCCATTTCGGCAGATTTTCCGACTTCGGAGAGGGGTATAATCTCCGGACAAAACAGTCGGGGCCAAGATATAGCATTCAAGAATGAGTTTCTTGCTCAATGGAAAAGGGGCCGTTTGCGTTGGAAGTTCGGTCAGAATACTTCTTTCAGAAGGGTCCCTGGTATTGAATTGACTATTGTCGATCAGGATGTTACGCAGCGTGCAAATAGTACAGTGTTGGCTATAGATAACACTGTCTCTGTTTCTTACGAGAAAGGTCAGCATCGGTTTTATATTCCTGTTTTTGTTAACGGGAAATATGAAACCATAAAGACATTAAGAGACAGACTCGATAATAACGAACGAGGATATAGGATATCTTCTTCTTTTTATCCCCAATATGAATTCAGTCACAATTCGCGCAATTTCTTTCTTCGTGTCGGGATTCCGATCAAAACGGAAACCTTGCATTACGGGAATAGATCGGTTTCATATCTTTCGGTAAATCCGGATTTTTATATAAGCTACAATGTCAATATAAAATCAACGCTCCGCGCGGACGTTTTTTTTAACAGAAATATTGGAAACATATTGGATTTGTTAGAAGGGCCTGTCTTATTGGACAATACAACAACGCGTGTGTCTCCTGGAATTCTCTCTGACAATAAGATATTGATGGCAAATCTCCATTACAATTACAGGTTTCCGGTTGAAAAAATATTTTTTAATGCGGATCTGATATTCCGGAACAACTGGAGAAATCTTATGACGGATCAGAACGTAACAAATAATATGTTGACCGTCAATTCTATCTTATCTCCATATCAGGTGAAAGATATCGCGACTAGTTTTACAATGACGAAAGTGGTGGATGCCATAGATACGAAGTTTTCCTTAGGTGTATCATATGTGACAGGAAGAAATAAGGTCTCTCAGAATGGCCGTTCTTTTTCAGTTGCTACGGAGAGTTTTGTCATAAGCCCGACAGTTGTTGCGAAGCCGACAAAATATATTGAACTGGACTATTCCGGCAATCTTTCTAAGGCGTATTCGCGGAATGGTGGGTACGCCCGGGATTTAAGGGCTGACAGACATAAGATAAATCTTCTTATCTTGCCTGCTGAAAAGCTGTTTTTTAACATAGGATGCGATATCTTCAGTGAACAGCTCACGGAGGATACGAATAAGGTAATATCTCTTTTTGATGCCGGTTTCTCGTACGATTATGGTGCGATACGTTTTGGCCTTGACGTAAGAAATATATTAAACATGAAGTCATACAAATATGTAATATTTGATTCGGTGAACACTTTTTCATATGACTATGCACTTCGTGGAAGAGAAATTGTTCTGTCTATCAAGTACTTAAGGTAG
- a CDS encoding iron complex outermembrane recepter protein has protein sequence MNTMRQLLLVLFLLACPVAAFAQDARLDSLESTTVTGTRVAMSLNKSARIVTILDSISIASAPADNVNDILKYTPGVDVRQRGAMGMQTDISVRGGTFDQIAVLLNGVNISDPQTGHNAADFPVNMTDIDRIEVLEGPAARVYGTSSLVGAINIVTRQPSRTGATIHLEAGDMGTASASVSGTYVHKNLTQTLSAGYQRSDGFNRNSAGGLNNDFNSAKLFYNGRASFGSRGLDFQAGMSMKNFGSSTFYSSKFDDQFERTFKTFASVKSAGKGFWHLTPGAYWNRSEDRFELFRGAPEKYPFNYHVTNVAGFTLSSEIQTVLGRTSFGGEIRYEGIRSTNLGEPLSKPHGHYAVGLERTNYSLFFEHDVVLRQFTASAGFGAVKNTGNDEPMKIYPGVDLSYRLGSSWKFYASFNTSFRMPTFTDLYYSVGGHQADKNLRAEKMQAYEGGVKYYRSGVTAILSVYYHRGHDLIDWIRDSSLGEDAPWTSVNHTVLNTLGEEATLRLDFPVLTDNADFFVRTLNLGYSHISQSKKLEPGLQSAYSMEFLRHKAVAQADFRIFRSLGLNVTYRFVDRVSSSDKIRPYSLVDAKLKWDAPKYSVYLKANNLLDADYFDFGDIPQPGLWLLAGISVNL, from the coding sequence ATGAATACTATGAGACAATTATTGTTGGTTTTATTTCTTTTGGCATGCCCAGTCGCAGCGTTTGCGCAGGACGCCAGACTCGACTCTCTCGAGAGCACTACCGTAACCGGGACGAGAGTCGCCATGTCCCTCAACAAGAGCGCCAGGATTGTCACTATCCTCGACAGCATATCAATAGCTTCGGCGCCGGCGGACAACGTAAATGACATTCTCAAATATACGCCCGGAGTCGACGTGCGCCAGCGCGGAGCCATGGGCATGCAGACCGATATCAGCGTGCGTGGAGGCACGTTCGACCAGATCGCGGTGCTGCTCAACGGCGTCAACATCAGCGACCCGCAGACGGGCCATAATGCCGCAGATTTCCCGGTCAACATGACCGATATCGACAGGATCGAGGTCCTGGAAGGTCCGGCGGCGCGAGTCTATGGTACATCATCCCTCGTAGGAGCTATCAACATTGTGACGCGGCAGCCTTCCCGGACCGGTGCGACTATCCATCTGGAAGCCGGGGACATGGGTACGGCCTCCGCGAGCGTTTCGGGGACTTATGTCCATAAAAATCTGACCCAGACTCTCTCGGCGGGCTACCAGCGTTCGGATGGCTTCAACCGGAACTCCGCGGGAGGGCTGAACAATGATTTCAATTCGGCGAAGCTGTTCTACAACGGCCGCGCGTCGTTCGGCAGCCGGGGGCTGGATTTCCAGGCCGGCATGAGCATGAAGAATTTCGGATCAAGCACGTTCTACAGTTCTAAGTTCGACGATCAGTTCGAGCGTACTTTCAAGACTTTCGCTTCGGTCAAGTCTGCCGGCAAGGGTTTCTGGCATCTTACTCCGGGGGCATACTGGAACCGCAGCGAAGACCGTTTCGAGCTATTCCGCGGCGCTCCGGAGAAGTATCCTTTCAATTACCATGTCACCAATGTCGCAGGCTTTACGCTTTCGAGCGAGATCCAGACTGTCCTGGGCCGTACTTCTTTCGGCGGAGAGATCCGTTACGAGGGTATCCGGAGCACCAATCTCGGAGAACCTCTTTCCAAGCCTCACGGGCACTACGCCGTAGGGCTTGAGAGGACAAATTACAGCCTGTTCTTCGAGCACGATGTGGTGCTGCGCCAGTTTACGGCTTCGGCAGGGTTCGGCGCCGTCAAGAATACCGGGAATGACGAGCCGATGAAGATTTATCCGGGCGTCGACCTGAGCTACAGGCTCGGTTCTTCATGGAAGTTCTATGCCTCGTTCAATACCTCTTTCCGCATGCCTACGTTCACCGATCTTTATTATTCGGTCGGAGGGCATCAGGCCGACAAGAATCTCCGTGCAGAGAAGATGCAGGCATATGAGGGTGGCGTGAAGTATTACCGCAGCGGCGTTACGGCCATACTCAGCGTTTATTACCACCGGGGTCATGACCTTATCGACTGGATTAGGGATTCTTCCCTCGGGGAGGATGCTCCATGGACTTCGGTCAACCATACCGTGCTGAACACTCTCGGGGAGGAAGCAACTTTAAGGCTTGATTTCCCGGTGCTTACGGACAATGCGGATTTCTTTGTGAGGACGCTGAATCTCGGCTACAGCCATATTTCCCAGTCGAAGAAGCTTGAGCCGGGTCTGCAGTCGGCATATTCGATGGAGTTCCTTCGCCACAAGGCTGTCGCCCAGGCTGATTTCCGGATTTTCAGGTCTCTCGGGCTGAATGTCACTTATCGTTTCGTTGACAGAGTCAGTTCCTCCGACAAGATACGTCCATACTCCCTTGTCGATGCCAAACTGAAATGGGACGCGCCTAAGTACTCGGTATATCTCAAGGCCAACAACCTTCTCGACGCCGACTACTTCGACTTCGGCGACATCCCCCAGCCAGGCCTCTGGCTCCTCGCCGGCATCTCTGTAAATCTCTGA